The window TGGGTGCCACTCTCCCCTGTCCGACCGCGGTGCTGGGTGGGTGCCACTCTCCGCTGTCCGACCGCGGTGCTGGGTGGGTACCACTCTCCCCTGTCTGACCGCAGCTCTCAAGTGTCTCAGGGGCTGTGGCTCTGGGCTTCGTGCTGTCACTtccacagacagacagacatccCCAAAAGGGGAGCAACCATGCTGGGCACGACTGCTGTGGCCACCGTGCTCTCAGCCACTTTCCCATGCCCAAATAAAACGATAAAAGACTGGGGGCTTCTGCCCATCCTGCCTCACTTGACCAAGAGCCCAGAAGAGGATGCGACACCCAGGGCCTCATGGGACCACCGGCTGGCAGGGGTTCTGCTCACTGGGTTTATGGGTGAGACGAGCACTCCCAGGAGGGCCACTGGGCCGGGAAGAACTGTGGAGAATCGGGGCACGCCCTGTCCTCCCAGCTGCCAGGGCACAGCATCCCTTCCCCACCTCAACACCCAGACCCCAGATTCACCCCAGTTCACTTGTCCCCACACGAGCCACAGGCTGCCACCTGGGGCAGGCTGGCCCCACCTTGGGGTTAGATGCAGGTCCCCTTGCCCCAGAAGGAGACTGCAGCCCCTGCAGACCTAGAAATGGCCACAGCCCATCCCCATGCACCAGGGGGTGAGGTGGCAGGTGGTGGAAAGGGCCTGAGGGGGGCTTCTTCCTTCCAGGCGAGCACGACCTCAGCGAGCACGACGGGGATGAGCAGAGCCGGCGGGTGGCGCAGGTCATCATCCCCAGCACGTACGTCCCGGGCACCACCAACCACGACATCGCGCTGCTCCGCCTGCACCAGCCCGTGGTCCTCACTGACCATGTGGTGCCCCTCTGCCTGCCCGAACGGACGTTCTCTGAGAGGACGCTGGCCTTCGTGCGCTTCTCATTGGTCAGCGGCTGGGGCCAGCTGCTGGACCGTGGCGCCACGGCCCTGGAGCTCATGGTCCTCAACGTGCCCCGGCTGATGACCCAGGACTGCCTGCAGCAGTCACGGAAGGTGGGAGACTCCCCAAATATCACGGAGTACATGTTCTGTGCCGGCTACTCGGATGGCAGCAAGGACTCCTGCAAGGGGGACAGTGGAGGCCCACATGCCACCCACTACCGGGGCACGTGGTACCTGACGGGCATCGTCAGCTGGGGCCAGGGCTGCGCAACCGTGGGCCACTTTGGGGTGTACACCAGGGTCTCCCAGTACATCGAGTGGCTGCAAAAGCTCATGCGCTCAGAGCCACGCCCAGGAGTCCTCCTGCGAGCCCCATTTCCCTAGCCCAGCAGCCCTGGCCTGTGGAGAGAAAGCCAAGGCTGCGTCGAACTGTCCTGGCACCAAATCCCATATATTCTTCTGCAGTTAATGGGGTAGAGGAGggcatgggagggagggagaggtggggagggagacagagacagaaacagagagagacagagacagagagagactgagggAGAGACTCTGAGGACATGGAGAGAGACTCAAAGAGACTCCAAGATTCAAAGAGACTAATAGAGACACAGAGATGGAATAGAAAAgatgagaggcagaggcagacaggcGCTGGACAGAGGGGCAGGGGAGTGCCAAGGTTGTCCTGGAGGCAGACAGCCCAGCTGAGCCTCCTTACCTCCCTTCAGCCAAGCCCACCTGCacgtgatctgctggcctcaggctGCTGCTCTGCCTTCATTGCTGGAGACAGTAGAGGCATGAACACAcatggatgcacacacacacacgccaatgcacacacacagagatatgcACACACACGGATGCACACACAGATGGTCACACAGAGATACGCAAACACACCGATGCACACGCACATAGAGAtatgcacacacagatgcacacacagatatacacatggATGCACGCACATGCCAATGCACGCACACATCAGTGCACACGGATGCACAGAGATATGCACACACCGATGTGCGCacacacagatatgcacacacatggatgagcacacacacaccaatgcGCACACACACCGAtgtacacacacagatgcacacacagatgcacacacaccgATGCTGACTCCATGTGTGCTGTCCTCTGAAGGCggttgtttagctctcacttttCTGGTTCTTATCCATTATCATCTTCACTTCAGACAATTCAGAAGCATCACCATGCATGGTGGCGAATGCCCCCAAACTCTCCCCCAAATGTATTTCTCCCTTCGCTGGGTGCCGGGCTGCACAGACTATTCCCCACCTGCTTCCCAGCTTCACAATAAACGGCTGCGTCTCCTCCGCACACCTGTGGTGCCTGCCACCCACTGGGTTGCCCATGATTCATTTTTGGAGCCCCCGGTGCTCATCCTCTGAGATGCTCTTTTCTTTCACAATTTTCAACATCACTGAAATGAACCCTCACATggaagctattttttaaaaacaaaagctgtttGATAGATGTTTGAGGCTGTAGCTCCCAGGATCCTGTGGAATTGGATGTTCTCTCCCTGCCACAGCCCTTGTCAATGATATTTCACAGAGACCCTGGGAGCACCTGCTCAAGAGTCAGGGACACACGCATCACTAAATGCAAGTTCCCAGGCCCTGGCTGCAGTGGGAGGACCTGGCAAGCTGCACTCTTGCTGAGTCCCCAGGGTGGTGGAAGAAGAATGAGAAACACATGAACAGAGAAATGGGGAGGTGACAAACAGTGCCCCCACTCAGACTCCGGCAAGCACGGCTCAGAGAGTGGACTCGATGCCATCCCTGCAGGGCCGTCCTGGGCACCACTGGCACTCACAGCAGCAAGGTGGGCACCATTGGCACTCACAGCAGCAAGGCAGGCACCAGCAACCCACCTCGGGGGCACTCAGGCATCATCTACTTCAGAGCAGACAGGGTCTATGAACTACAGCCGTGGGCTGCTTCCAAGGCACCCTGctcttgtaaataaagttttatgggaaCACACCCATATTAGTGTCCATGGAGTGGCCGTGGCAGAGACGTCCAGCCGGACAGACCAGCTGACCCGCCAAGCCCAGCATGGTTAGTGTCAGGACCTCTGCTGAAGATGCTTGCTGACCCTGGCCAGACCCCGGTTCCTAATGCCCCCTAAACGGGACGGGAGCCAGTGGCGGGCCCTGATCCAGGTCAGAGCtggctctgctttctcttttgtccGAGTgaccatgcctcagtttcctcatgtgtaaaacagGAGCCCACCGTGATGCTTATGGTGGGATGAGATCAGCATGGATGGAACAAGGCCCTGGAAGGGCCCATGCCATGGTCATCGACAGCAAAGCCACTCTGCAGACAGATGCTTCAGTGAATTGGTAGAAAATTCTGCAACCAGAATGCCCGGGGCTCCTGAGGGCCTAAGCCCAGCCCAGGGTTCTGGAAGCCACTCTGACTTCTTGGGAGTGGAAGTTGGCAGGACTCTTCCTGGGAAGAAGCGGAGGGTGGGGATGAGAGGACAGTTCAGGAGCCCACCCAGACCCACAGGAGGAAACTAGGGGAGTCATGCGGGGTCCTGGTGGAGCGCCAGCCTCCCTTCCTGCCAATGGGAAATGCAGGCGCCCACCTCATGGTGCTGCCGGAGGAGGGGGCCCGGGACTCCCCAGAGGCTTCGCTGAAGGGCCTGGGCGCCCCCAAAGGCTACATGTTTCATATGGGACGTGCCACCTGCCACGGCTCAGCTCCAGCTTTCTGTGAGTGGCGAGATAGAATACGGGGAGGCCACTGGCCATGGGCCTGGGACAGGGTGGGATGAGGCGGCAGGCTTGGGCCACCAAAGCCAGCATCGCCACCCAGCATTGATGACAAAGACTGCGTGTCTGCCATGAGCATCCTGCTGTTGGTGCACACACCGCATTGGTCTCTCCATACAAACATGCCTAGAGGCGATGTCAGAGGGTGGAGACCAGGAGAGGCAGGAGTCAGACATCTGGTGCCACCAGGAAGGCCCTTCTCAGAGGACCAGGCTGTGCGTGGTGCCCGCCGTGGGAGGCCAGCCTGGCGTTGGCATCCAGCATCATCAGTTTGTGCAGTCGGGTGGGGCTCAGTGAgtgcctcctgtgtgccaggcacaatgaCGCACAATGTGTGCACACCAGGCTCATGTGCAGGTGGCTGCGAGACAGGGCGACCCATCAAGGCAGATGCACCATGAGGCAGTGGCCAGTGCTGTGGGTGTTAGGGGCATTGCTCCCCGGCCACTACGGCATAGCAGGCAGTGATCGCCACACTGGCCAAGCTTTAGACCATTTATTCCAGAGACCCCAGAGGCAAAAAGCCCGGCTGCACCTCCCAGTGACTCCCACAGCCATTGAGCAGAGACACTCAGGACCTTGTGATGGGAGGTTTCTGCACTGGAGAACGAGCCCAGAAGCCCTCTCAGCCTCGGAACAGTGTGGCCAGTGGTGGGCAGGTCAGGAGGGGCTTCAGACACAGCCTGTCCCTCCAGATGGTCACGGGAAGGTCACTCCCCACAGAAGTACGTTTTGGGGCCATGCGGGCACAGAAGgtttgggggtgggtggggcaggtgCCAGCCTGGCCTGTGGGAGGCCATGGTGCAGATGCCAAGCCCCCCCCGTGACATGAGACCACCTGATACCACCCAGAGAGTGGCTGTGAGCGGAAGGGCCCGCCCAGAAACAAGCAGGGCCTTGGGGCAGAAGTCCTGGGCTCAGATCCCACGCTCACTGCCAGCGGCCTCGGCTCAGGCTTCTGCGCTCTCTAAACTTAGTTTTCTCTTCTGGAAAAATGATGGGGAAAATGATATTTGTATGTGAGGACTGAGAGTTAAATGTAAACATCTGGAAACTACAAAATGAGCACGAAATGATGTTTTTATTCTTAGAACAGAAAGTCCCCACACCCGCGGCCCTGGTGACTGATGAGGATGAGGTTCTGCGGGGCCTCTCTGGCCGCCCAGCTCTGCCTGGGGAAGGTGGGGCCAGAGTGGATGTGTTCCCAGCGTGGTCACTCCCCTGCCTCGCCAGCAGGTCTCGGCTCCAATCAGGAGGCCTAAGCCAAGTGATAAGCAGCCAGACAACAGCCATCCCAGCTGGGGCGTGGACTTTGCTCCAGCAGCCTGTCCCAGTGAGGACAGGGACACAGTACTCGGCCACACCATGGGGCGCCCACTGCACCTCGTCCTGCTCAGTGCCTCCCTGGCTGGCCTCCTGCTGCTCGGGGAAAGTCGTAAGTGCCCCT of the Homo sapiens chromosome 13, GRCh38.p14 Primary Assembly genome contains:
- the F7 gene encoding coagulation factor VII isoform c precursor (isoform c precursor is encoded by transcript variant 3), whose amino-acid sequence is MVSQALRLLCLLLGLQGCLAADGDQCASSPCQNGGSCKDQLQSYICFCLPAFEGRNCETHKDDQLICVNENGGCEQYCSDHTGTKRSCRCHEGYSLLADGVSCTPTVEYPCGKIPILEKRNASKPQGRIVGGKVCPKGECPWQVLLLVNGAQLCGGTLINTIWVVSAAHCFDKIKNWRNLIAVLGEHDLSEHDGDEQSRRVAQVIIPSTYVPGTTNHDIALLRLHQPVVLTDHVVPLCLPERTFSERTLAFVRFSLVSGWGQLLDRGATALELMVLNVPRLMTQDCLQQSRKVGDSPNITEYMFCAGYSDGSKDSCKGDSGGPHATHYRGTWYLTGIVSWGQGCATVGHFGVYTRVSQYIEWLQKLMRSEPRPGVLLRAPFP
- the F7 gene encoding coagulation factor VII isoform X5 encodes the protein MAQGPEESPASWRRLKREASCWSSGSRMPGDLCSALVPSSPDKDDQLICVNENGGCEQYCSDHTGTKRSCRCHEGYSLLADGVSCTPTVEYPCGKIPILEKRNASKPQGRIVGGKVCPKGECPWQVLLLVNGAQLCGGTLINTIWVVSAAHCFDKIKNWRNLIAVLGEHDLSEHDGDEQSRRVAQVIIPSTYVPGTTNHDIALLRLHQPVVLTDHVVPLCLPERTFSERTLAFVRFSLVSGWGQLLDRGATALELMVLNVPRLMTQDCLQQSRKVGDSPNITEYMFCAGYSDGSKDSCKGDSGGPHATHYRGTWYLTGIVSWGQGCATVGHFGVYTRVSQYIEWLQKLMRSEPRPGVLLRAPFP